In Trichoderma breve strain T069 chromosome 4, whole genome shotgun sequence, the following proteins share a genomic window:
- a CDS encoding ribosomal protein l22p/L17e domain-containing protein — protein MSLRLATRRLALSSPSSPASLLAPINGVSHGTVGVLTQRRHKWSINVFKGWGKSSSKESGDRGQDPSASELDDPKKRQQFLQRNMRGGVEDNIFQDEIEAAKPVTDSPAAQTTEERTKESLAMVVDPDARSRIRWQRRKVIQSVRRNGQLTREEKIKMTERELIHKSDFFPTSVKKLVMLARQIAGKPVDEAIQQMKWSKKKFAAEVKYHLEEARDMAVVRRGMGLGKVNGDILDKPRKVRTKDGKWIEIEDPTRLYVAQSWVGRGPWRGKEIDYKGRGRMGVIQHPSTSFTVILKEEKTRIREYEEEKAKEAQKGPWVHLPNRKVHGQRPYYSW, from the exons ATGAGTCTACGGCTGGCCACTCGGCGGCTGGCGCTGTCAA gcccatcttctccagcctcaTTGCTGGCGCCGATTAATGGAGTTTCACACGGAACCGTTGGCGTACTGACTCAGCGTCGTCATAAATGGTCGATCAATGTGTTCAAAGGATGGGGTAAATCCAGTTCCAAAGAATCTGGCGACAGAGGCCAGGACCCATCCGCCTCTGAATTGGACGATCCCAAGAAGCGACAGCAGTTCTTGCAAAGGAATATGCGAGGCGGAGTTGAAGACAACATTTTCCAGGACGAAATTGAGGCCGCGAAGCCGGTAACCGATTCTCCAGCCGCCCAGACGACAGAGGAAAGGACGAAGGAGAGCCTAGCAATGGTAGTCGATCCAGATGCTCGGAGCCGTATCCGGTGGCAGCGAAGAAAGGTCATCCAATCAGTGCGCCGCAACGGGCAGCTGacgagggaggagaagatcAAAATGACGGAGCGCGAGCTCATTCACAAGAGCGACTTTTTCCCAACCAGCGTCAAGAAGCTAGTCATGCTGGCACGGCAGATTGCCGGCAAGCCAGTCGACGAGGCTATCCAACAAATGAAGTGGTCAAAAAAGAAGTTTGCGGCCGAAGTCAAATATCACCTGGAAGAGGCGCGGGACATGGCTGTTGTTCGGCGTGGCATGGGCCTTGGAAAGGTCAACGGTGACATTCTAGATAAGCCTCGCAAGGTGCGAACCAAGGATGGTAAATggattgagattgaagacCCAACCCGCCTCTATGTTGCTCAGTCATGGGTTGGACGCGGCCCCTGGCGTGGAAAGGAGATTGACTATAAGGGACGAGGGAGAATGGGTgtcatccagcatcccagcACAA GCTTTACAGTCATTctgaaagaggaaaagaccAGAATTCGGGAGtatgaagaggagaaggctAAGGAGGCACAAAAAGGCCCTTGGGTTCACTTACCAAACCGCAAGGTACATGGCCAAAGACCATATTATTCATGGTAA